The Oncorhynchus masou masou isolate Uvic2021 chromosome 8, UVic_Omas_1.1, whole genome shotgun sequence genome has a window encoding:
- the LOC135544539 gene encoding torsin-1A-like, translating to MRVTYILYVLISSVLVNAFEPISTTIVGAGVTLGLAAVGKKMYNHLHESCESKWVAFNSTGLEVALDQKLFGQHVASRVIQKAVTGFMNNKNPKKSLALSLHGWTGTGKNLVSQLIAENIYKEGMASSFVHQFVSTAHFPHLSQIENYKSQLQQWIKGNVTNCPRSMFIFDEMDKMHPGLIDCIKPYLDYYEYLDGVSYRQAIFIFLSNAGGEHITQVALDFWKAGRDREEIKLQHLEPALSLSVFNNKQSGLWHTSLIDKNLVDFFIPFLPLEYRHVLLCGMAEMSAKGLEPDQDVVDQMARELVYFPKSDKIFSVNGCKTIGGKLDYYT from the exons ATGAGAGTAAcatacatattgtatgttttgatATCGAGTGTACTTGTGAATGCGTTCGAACCAATCTCAACCACAATTGTCGGTGCGGGAGTAACATTAGGCCTAGCAGCAGTGGGGAAGAAAATGTACAATCATTTACATGAAAGTTGCGAGTCAAAATGGGTTGCTTTTAATTCAACAG GTTTGGAAGTGGCCCTAGATCAGAAGCTGTTTGGTCAACATGTTGCCTCCAGAGTCATCCAGAAAGCTGTAACGGGTTTCATGAACAATAAAAACCCTAAAAAGTCCCTGGCGCTCTCTCTGCATGGCTGGACTGGCACAGGGAAGAACTTAGTCAGCCAGTTGATAGCTGAAAACATCTACAAGGAGGGCATGGCCAGCAGTTTCGTCCATCAGTTTGTGTCTACAGCTCACTTCCCTCATCTGAGTCAGATTGAGAACTACAAG TCTCAGCTGCAGCAGTGGATCAAAGGCAACGTCACCAACTGCCCACGTTCCATGTTCATCTTTGACGAGATGGACAAGATGCATCCTGGCCTAATCGACTGTATAAAGCCCTACTTGGATTACTACGAATATCTGGACGGGGTCTCCTACCGCCAAGCCATCTTCATCTTCCTCAG CAATGCTGGAGGAGAGCACATCACGCAGGTGGCTCTGGACTTCTGGAAAGCAGGCCGAGACCGAGAGGAGATCAAGCTGCAACACTTAGAACcagctctctccctgtccgtGTTCAACAACAAGCAGA GTGGGTTGTGGCACACCAGTCTGATAGACAAGAACCTAGTTGACTTCTTCATCCCTTTCCTGCCTCTGGAGTACAGACATGTGCTGCTGTGTGGCATGGCAGAGATGTCCGCCAAGGGCCTGGAGCCCGACCAGGACGTGGTTGACCAGATGGCCAGAGAATTGGTCTATTTCCCCAAGAGTGATAAGATCTTCTCCGTCAATGGCTGCAAGACCATCGGCGGCAAGCTAGATTACTACACATAG
- the LOC135544540 gene encoding ribosome biogenesis protein NSA2 homolog, which yields MPQNEHIELHRKRHGQRLDHQERKRKKESREAHERSHKARKMIGLKAKLYHKQRHSEKIQMKKTLKMHEQRKTKQKNDDKTPEGAVPAYLLDREGQSRAKILSNMIKQKRKEKAGKWEVPLPKVRAQGETEVLKVIRTGKRQKKAWKRMVTKVCFVGDNFTRKPPKYERFIRPMGLRFKKAHVTHPELKATFCLPILGVKKNPSSPLYTTLGVITKGTVVEVNVSELGLVTQGGKVIWGKYAQVTNNPENDGCINAVLLV from the exons ATG CCCCAGAACGAGCACATCGAGTTACATCGCAAGCGCCATGGCCAACGCCTGGACCaccaggagaggaagaggaagaaggagagccGTGAGGCTCATGAGCGGTCACACAAAGCCAGGAAGATGATTGGTCTGAAGGCCAAACTATACCACAAACAGAGGCACTCTgagaagatccagatgaaaaagAC CCTCAAGATGCACGAGCAGAGGAAGACCAAGCAGAAGAACGATGACAAGACTCCTGAGGGAGCAGTACCAGCCTACCTGCTCGACAGAGAGGGACAGTCCCGCGCCAAGATCCTCTCCAACATGATCAAAcagaagaggaaagagaaggcT GGTAAATGGGAGGTGCCCCTGCCCAAGGTTCGAGCCCAAGGGGAGACGGAGGTGCTCAAAGTCATCCGTACGGGTAAGAGGCAGAAGAAGGCCTGGAAGAGGATGGTCACCAAAGTGTGCTTCGTAGGCGACAACTTCACCCGCAAGCCTCCCAAATATGAACGCTTCATCAGACCCATG ggTCTACGGTTCAAGAAGGCCCATGTGACCCACCCGGAGCTGAAGGCCACATTCTGTCTGCCTATTCTGGGGGTGAAGAAGAATCCCTCGTCACCCCTTTACACCACTCTGGGGGTCATCACCAAGGGAACCGTGGTAGAGGTCAACGTCAGCGAGCTGGGCCTGGTCACGCAGGGGGGAAAGGTCATCTGGG GTAAATACGCCCAGGTGACGAATAACCCAGAGAACGATGGCTGCATTAATGCTGTACTGCTGGTGTAA